Sequence from the Desulfovibrio sp. TomC genome:
TTTGTCATGGAATTTTACGGCGAATCCCTGGGATCGGTCATAGGCGAAACCTACCGGGTCGAGGCTGAAAGCCGCCGGCTGCCCGTGCCCCGGGCCATCGGCTATGCCGCCCAGCTGCTTTCCGGCCTGGCCCGGCTGCACCATGCCGGCGTCATCCACCGGGACGTCAAGCCCTTCAACCTGCTGGTCAGCGACGACGACGTGCTCAAAATCACCGACCTCGGGCTGTCCAAGGTGCGCGGGGAATCCTTTGGCGGTCCGTCCAACGTCAAGGTCGGCTCGCCCTATTACGCCGCGCCCGAGCAGGAGGACGACCCGGACAGTGCCGATGCCCGGTCCGATCTCTATGCCGTCGGGGTGACGCTTTTTCGGATGCTGACCGGCCGGTTGCCGGAGTGGGGCGAGTGGGCGGCGTCGGAGCGTTCGCCGGAACTTGGCGATGCATTTGACGCGGTGCTGGAACGCTCCCTGTGCCTGCGGCCTGACGGCCGCTATGCCGACGCCCGGACCATGGCCGAGGCGCTTACCGACGCGTTTGCCCGGTGGCGGCGGCGCATGGACGGGGTGTGCGCCATTGCCCCGGCCTCGCTGTGTCCCCGCTGCGTACCCGAGGGGGCGGACCTGCCGCGCCGGGGGCCGCGGATGGTGGGTGTGGGCGAGGCCCGGGAGGATTTCGGCCTGGACGCCCTGTGGCGGCCGTCCGCCTACTGGCCGGGGCAGCTTGAGGACGCCGGGGACGGGGTGGTCCGGGACAAAGCGGCCGGGCTAGCCTGGGTGCGCCAGGCTGCGCCCTATCCGACGTCCTGGGAGGGGGCGGCGGCCTTTG
This genomic interval carries:
- a CDS encoding protein kinase domain-containing protein; protein product: MRSIGKYSIHGVLGRGGMGAVFKARIPVIGRIVALKLLRPNELTLSLWGRERVERLFRDEAALLGSLRHHNLVDVFDYEASGPWPYFVMEFYGESLGSVIGETYRVEAESRRLPVPRAIGYAAQLLSGLARLHHAGVIHRDVKPFNLLVSDDDVLKITDLGLSKVRGESFGGPSNVKVGSPYYAAPEQEDDPDSADARSDLYAVGVTLFRMLTGRLPEWGEWAASERSPELGDAFDAVLERSLCLRPDGRYADARTMAEALTDAFARWRRRMDGVCAIAPASLCPRCVPEGADLPRRGPRMVGVGEAREDFGLDALWRPSAYWPGQLEDAGDGVVRDKAAGLAWVRQAAPYPTSWEGAAAFVAALNAGQFAGHDDWRLPTVPELMTLLTPEPVGEGYCQPATLTQPVRRVWSADRANYAAAYVADVELGYVAKADFCCPASARAVRSL